The following proteins come from a genomic window of Acidobacteriota bacterium:
- the panB gene encoding 3-methyl-2-oxobutanoate hydroxymethyltransferase codes for MSKEEKITIPDILKKKKRKERIVMLTAYDYPLARILDEVGVDIILVGDSLGMVVLGYEDTLRVTLDDMVRHTAAVSRGAKRPLIVADMPYLSFHITEEETIRNAGRLIVEGGAEAVKIEGGRKRLPMIRRLIDAEIPVMGHLGLTPQSVNVFGGYRVQGKELSRAEELISDAEALQEAGVFSIVLEGVPVEIAEIISERLTIPTIGIGAGAGCDGQVLVSYDLLGFYQDIVPKFVRRYADIYSVVREALSRFASDVREGSFPDDSESYHLPEEVKERLRERFGVKR; via the coding sequence ATGAGTAAGGAAGAAAAGATCACTATCCCCGATATCCTCAAGAAGAAGAAACGGAAGGAAAGGATAGTTATGCTCACCGCCTACGATTATCCCCTTGCCAGGATACTCGATGAGGTAGGGGTGGATATCATCCTGGTGGGAGATAGTTTGGGGATGGTGGTACTCGGCTATGAGGATACCCTCAGGGTAACCCTCGACGATATGGTCCGCCATACCGCTGCCGTCTCCCGGGGAGCAAAGAGACCTCTCATCGTCGCCGATATGCCTTATCTCTCCTTCCACATCACCGAAGAGGAGACGATAAGGAATGCGGGGAGGCTGATAGTGGAAGGGGGGGCGGAGGCGGTGAAGATAGAGGGAGGAAGGAAGAGGCTCCCGATGATCCGTCGCTTGATCGATGCGGAGATCCCGGTGATGGGGCATCTTGGGCTTACCCCCCAGTCGGTGAATGTCTTCGGGGGCTACCGGGTGCAGGGGAAGGAGCTTTCGAGGGCAGAGGAGCTCATCTCCGATGCTGAGGCGCTTCAAGAGGCGGGGGTTTTTTCAATCGTCCTTGAGGGGGTTCCGGTAGAGATAGCGGAGATAATATCGGAACGGCTCACCATACCTACCATCGGCATCGGTGCTGGTGCTGGTTGCGATGGACAGGTGCTCGTCTCCTACGATCTCCTCGGTTTCTACCAGGATATTGTCCCCAAGTTTGTGAGGAGGTATGCCGATATCTACTCGGTGGTGAGGGAAGCCCTTTCCCGGTTTGCAAGTGATGTAAGGGAGGGTAGCTTTCCTGATGATAGCGAGAGCTATCATCTGCCGGAGGAGGTCAAGGAGAGATTGAGGGAGAGGTTTGGGGTTAAGCGATGA
- a CDS encoding deoxynucleoside kinase — protein sequence MRLRYIAVEGPIGVGKTSLVEVLAHKLKAAPLFEESENPFLAEFYRNREKAAFKTQLFFLLTRYQQQQGLRQQDLFFKLTISDYLFEKDRIFAYLNLADAELIIYEKLYSLLVPNVPSPDLVIYLQASTDVLWERIKKRKKKEEASLSLDYLEEVNQAYNRFFFHYNKTPLLVVNTSEVDFTKKPEEVDELIREISRMGRGTRYYVPLGSR from the coding sequence TTGAGGCTTCGCTATATCGCGGTTGAGGGTCCCATCGGGGTGGGGAAGACCTCTTTGGTAGAGGTCCTTGCGCACAAGCTCAAGGCAGCTCCCTTGTTCGAAGAGAGTGAGAACCCTTTCTTGGCGGAGTTCTACCGCAATCGGGAAAAAGCCGCCTTTAAGACCCAGCTTTTCTTTCTCCTTACCCGCTACCAGCAACAGCAGGGGTTACGCCAGCAGGATCTCTTCTTCAAACTCACCATCTCCGATTACCTCTTCGAGAAGGATCGTATCTTCGCTTACCTCAATTTGGCTGATGCTGAGCTCATCATCTATGAGAAACTCTACTCGCTTCTTGTTCCTAATGTTCCTTCTCCTGATCTCGTCATCTACCTTCAGGCGTCTACCGATGTCCTCTGGGAACGGATAAAAAAGAGAAAGAAGAAAGAGGAGGCGTCGCTTTCCCTGGATTACCTTGAAGAGGTGAACCAGGCGTATAACAGGTTTTTCTTCCACTATAATAAGACCCCGCTTCTGGTGGTGAATACCTCCGAGGTTGATTTCACCAAGAAACCCGAGGAGGTGGATGAGCTCATCCGGGAGATAAGCCGGATGGGGAGAGGAACGAGGTATTATGTTCCGCTTGGATCTCGGTGA
- the folK gene encoding 2-amino-4-hydroxy-6-hydroxymethyldihydropteridine diphosphokinase, with protein MRGIFIGLGSNLGDKEENIRQAVLLLKRGGADPFLLSSLYLTEPVGFPDQPWFLNLVAEVETGLSPRALLGLAGRVENELGRVRSVKDGPRTIDVDILLYQERVVEEEDLVIPHPRLHLRRFVLAPLVEIAGAVCHPVFKKTVSELFSELSDPSRVILVGRLKSPTGE; from the coding sequence ATGCGGGGGATATTTATCGGACTTGGTTCGAATTTAGGGGATAAGGAGGAAAACATCAGGCAGGCGGTTCTTCTCCTCAAAAGGGGAGGAGCAGACCCTTTTTTACTTTCCTCCCTTTACCTCACCGAGCCGGTGGGATTTCCCGATCAGCCCTGGTTTTTGAACCTGGTCGCTGAGGTGGAAACAGGGCTTTCTCCAAGGGCGCTTCTTGGTTTGGCGGGGAGGGTGGAGAATGAGCTGGGGCGGGTACGATCGGTGAAGGACGGTCCCCGAACCATCGATGTCGATATCCTTCTCTACCAGGAGCGGGTTGTTGAAGAGGAGGATCTCGTCATACCTCATCCCCGCCTGCATCTGAGGAGGTTCGTACTCGCTCCGTTAGTCGAGATTGCGGGGGCTGTTTGCCATCCTGTTTTCAAGAAGACCGTTTCCGAGCTGTTTAGCGAGCTTTCCGATCCCTCCCGGGTTATCTTAGTGGGTAGATTAAAATCGCCTACCGGGGAATAG